The following coding sequences lie in one Deltaproteobacteria bacterium genomic window:
- a CDS encoding amidohydrolase: MPVLDAAVRSDLERLHPELVTIRHDLHQHPELGFEEHRTQALVRTFLERHGWTPRACAGTGLVADLHGQPRGRTIALRADMDCLPMPEHTDLPYRSVHEGRAHKCGHDGHTAVLLGVAAMLAARREHIAGNVRLLFQPAEEGVDGGGAKRMVAEGALAGVDEVYGLHNWPGHARGRVHVKPGPMMAQTHWLGITVHGVGGHGSQPQICRDPIVAAAQIVVALQTVVARGLGYDGGAVVSICRFTSGTTDNVLPERAELEGTVRTFAPDITARVLERIGEVVHGVAAAMGVRADLQLEPGYPVVMNDPDCAEVVRSVAARVLGPDCVSDAGLPIAGGEDFAYLCQAVPGAFFFVGTGDADRETPGCHHPDFDFDDRVIPDAIAMFLGIVDERAR, encoded by the coding sequence ATGCCCGTCCTCGATGCCGCCGTGCGATCCGATCTCGAGCGCCTGCACCCGGAGCTGGTGACGATCCGCCACGATCTCCACCAGCACCCCGAGCTCGGCTTCGAGGAGCACCGCACGCAGGCACTCGTGCGCACGTTCCTCGAGCGCCACGGCTGGACGCCGCGGGCGTGCGCGGGCACCGGCTTGGTCGCCGATCTACACGGGCAGCCGCGCGGTCGCACGATTGCGCTGCGGGCCGACATGGACTGCTTGCCGATGCCCGAGCACACCGATCTGCCGTACCGCTCGGTGCACGAGGGCCGCGCGCACAAGTGCGGCCACGATGGTCACACCGCGGTGCTGCTCGGTGTCGCGGCGATGCTCGCGGCGCGCCGCGAGCACATCGCGGGCAACGTGCGGCTGCTGTTCCAGCCCGCCGAAGAGGGCGTCGATGGTGGCGGTGCCAAGCGCATGGTCGCCGAGGGCGCGCTCGCGGGCGTCGACGAGGTCTACGGCCTGCACAACTGGCCCGGCCATGCGCGCGGCCGAGTGCACGTGAAGCCGGGCCCGATGATGGCGCAGACCCACTGGCTCGGCATCACCGTGCACGGTGTCGGTGGTCACGGCAGCCAGCCGCAGATCTGCCGCGATCCGATCGTCGCGGCGGCGCAGATCGTCGTCGCATTGCAGACCGTGGTCGCGCGCGGGCTCGGCTACGACGGCGGCGCCGTCGTGAGCATCTGTCGCTTCACGTCCGGCACCACCGACAACGTGCTGCCCGAGCGCGCCGAGCTCGAGGGCACCGTCCGCACCTTCGCGCCCGACATCACCGCGCGCGTGCTCGAGCGCATCGGCGAGGTCGTGCACGGTGTTGCGGCGGCGATGGGCGTGCGCGCCGACCTGCAGCTCGAGCCTGGCTACCCGGTGGTCATGAACGACCCCGACTGTGCCGAGGTCGTGCGCAGCGTCGCGGCGCGCGTGCTCGGGCCCGACTGCGTCAGCGATGCGGGCCTGCCGATCGCGGGCGGCGAGGACTTCGCCTACCTGTGCCAAGCGGTGCCGGGCGCGTTCTTCTTCGTCGGCACGGGTGACGCCGATCGCGAGACGCCCGGGTGTCATCACCCCGATTTCGACTTCGACGATCGCGTGATTCCGGACGCGATCGCGATGTTCCTCGGCATCGTGGACGAACGCGCGCGCTGA
- a CDS encoding DUF3025 domain-containing protein, with protein MSDRSPWHDHVPLRALARRYPALASAEPPTRDELARLVAPENWQLVAPSSRAHAYEHAIAQGCIPTRDRSWHDAFNVIVFAGFPVAKRALHARVAAAMAARARTGPRSREEDALALLDETAVLVVGDDTTIAGFDAARAHADVDGMDHALADRGCAFVFGHALLEHLVLGRHPIGAGVCTLVLDRPHDRGAVDLALAGAIAAGRFAAPCFAPTVPWPEPRVEAWCHAPDVA; from the coding sequence GTGAGCGATCGATCACCGTGGCACGACCATGTGCCGCTGCGGGCCCTGGCGCGGCGTTACCCCGCGCTCGCGAGCGCCGAGCCACCGACGCGCGACGAGCTCGCGCGCCTGGTCGCGCCCGAAAACTGGCAACTGGTCGCGCCGTCGTCGCGCGCCCACGCCTACGAACACGCGATCGCCCAGGGGTGCATCCCCACCCGCGATCGCTCGTGGCATGATGCGTTCAACGTGATCGTGTTCGCGGGCTTCCCCGTGGCCAAGCGCGCCCTGCATGCCCGCGTCGCCGCGGCCATGGCCGCTCGCGCGCGCACCGGCCCGCGCAGCCGCGAGGAGGACGCTCTGGCGTTGCTCGACGAGACCGCGGTGCTGGTGGTCGGCGACGACACGACGATCGCGGGCTTCGACGCCGCGCGGGCCCACGCCGACGTGGACGGCATGGACCACGCCCTCGCCGATCGCGGCTGCGCCTTCGTCTTCGGCCACGCGCTGCTCGAGCACCTCGTGCTGGGTCGCCATCCGATCGGCGCCGGCGTGTGCACGCTCGTGCTCGATCGCCCGCACGACCGCGGCGCCGTCGACCTCGCGCTCGCCGGGGCCATCGCCGCCGGTCGTTTCGCAGCGCCGTGCTTTGCACCCACGGTGCCGTGGCCCGAGCCGCGCGTCGAGGCCTGGTGCCACGCGCCCGACGTGGCATGA
- a CDS encoding C-GCAxxG-C-C family protein, translating into MRSKALVLYQGERTPHRSCGIALAEAFGRPTAAYQSLRRGGITGEGTCGAIVAGQLLLGELLGDPDPCGKVTPALRSAMTRYLARVHAELDRDGVESTICNHMTAPKGEFTSAARHAFCTGIAAQVAQLVDETLREHGVAVTATPVALADGGQFDPNVDDDVP; encoded by the coding sequence ATCCGCTCGAAGGCGCTCGTGCTCTACCAGGGCGAGCGCACGCCGCATCGCTCGTGCGGCATCGCGTTGGCCGAGGCCTTCGGCCGCCCCACCGCGGCCTACCAGAGCCTGCGCCGCGGCGGCATCACCGGTGAAGGCACCTGCGGCGCCATCGTGGCCGGGCAGCTGCTGCTTGGGGAGCTGCTCGGCGACCCCGACCCCTGCGGCAAGGTCACGCCCGCGCTGCGCAGCGCGATGACGCGCTACCTCGCCCGGGTCCACGCGGAGCTCGATCGCGACGGCGTCGAGTCGACGATCTGCAACCACATGACCGCGCCCAAGGGCGAGTTCACCTCGGCGGCGCGTCACGCCTTCTGCACGGGGATTGCCGCCCAGGTCGCACAGCTGGTCGACGAGACCTTGCGCGAGCACGGCGTCGCGGTCACGGCGACGCCCGTGGCCCTGGCCGATGGCGGGCAGTTCGATCCCAACGTCGACGACGACGTGCCCTGA
- a CDS encoding protein kinase — protein sequence MGISANIPAPVHRRADNTMVQIPDELARAIQSGDCVLWVGAGIGALGARPGWEPLLRKLVTSCPEDAREALGDLIEQGRWRTVLSYVHRHFGDEPLAKVLKEVSSESQDAALDPGAAALAELPWRACFATTYPDLVARVFAQAGRRGDVISHVDVHHLSLRDHAEFFILRTPPNGRAMRADGVFYDLVEEVARTRTILFLGFDPDDPDLVQILDLLDRIGRGNQHFALLPWVTPPEAEELRDRYAIEVIGGAASASLPALVADLSRACTEVAVRPSTAGDRLVALDLARVVRGVDVRADLARDEALTLDIGWIEHLIDALPAGGLAGVGSSTLLRTGSALLAHGRIDRARRCFQQVITHGAGREYSNIARFDLAWAAALEGDRAAALEGFTACLESDRSLAIVPPRFELVEITGATGTGLVLRCRDREHKTELEVTVATMPRAVGEQEQSRFHVAVQALAGVDHPSVKGVRGGFADGRLFGITREPTPGLLLSDSLEDKPMALAKVLELVRPLADGLAACHAAGVLHRNVNPRNVLVSGDGAVLRGFGFPPVIGFSRPSVRAANLGYAAPELLAGAAATAASDVYSLAALVYRLVTGQTPAGAVAAVHGFGDDIDPRLEPVLRAALHPDSAARPSLAKLREQLDEILATPDIGRALRESGRTAAPGAEQVVDLGSRPIAVPKATGDRGSAEAAVPQAVADAVSAPLGQKFLPPEDPDDLEGWAWILERKPTHVEARAAIVRIENQAREALRWDRVAEALKVRLGNTQIARDRIALIRELAEIYEQKLAAPASAFEIVQSLIEELPANLQPSAADDLRRLAELTGQWSQLADSMMIVAERATEVETQARLFAELGGIFAEKLGAGDRAVAAFEKANELAPTAATLQAVVPLYRKLGRDAELGGALISLADLQQGADRHASLVAAAKLLRESLDDEESAFGAIEIVLAEDPEHADALAAGESLARALDRKASLVDILARRGQAALSDADAAAALREAASLAQELGDGDRRIELLGKLLQRRGDDREAALALVTALRDAYGRDPGRRTALIDALATYVDRVDAAAERAALLAEQAALLDQELDGKERAADARERILETVPADHALAGEAVAALAKWYRRQDDRAALAKLWQRRAQGNDASEAVQLEAWQQLLELRKAAPDDTATIEALEQLSRLQPAETKWRDDLLERYLAIDDFKRAGPLIRAQVDAETDPKRKAELLLRGGILRQELGKIEGAVDALEQAVALDPSLTDAWLQLRELYAANDQPLKAIEAQVNAAQGHGNRIEKVKLLFDAGRKYVDELGKPDRGLVLLEQVVELDPDHREATGILLERLVAQGDLQRAWPQAQTYVMQVRSQQANDHALNLRALSLAGRCALAVDAKDRAREYLEKARALDATNLDVLRLLAELDMDAGKFADALRHYQSVVLGVGDKLAPGELSRLYVRMGDARLGMDEKPKAIQMLERAIDIDPDNEPAIERMIELATGAGGAPALVKAKRLLVDLMARREQSADDPAPLQQRRIALLQEISKVQVDDLKLLEDGVRTLEEVLAIVPDDPSILHKMLDLFTVAQRWRDATNVLSRLAEAQKSDVIRAKYLYAGAVIVRDHLDDDAASRDWFTRTMECDPNHEKAYVAFIELLEKTKDYKELGRQIRARLKALPEGTPPAKHLELFTRLGEVYEKLDQHKTALMAFHQAARLAGAAGENEDQVRKRHEKAMKMAIALGDDELDKAVSHGHALISAAPMEFETYHRLVELYLKMNRKDRARSIARTLKFLKQADEAEVELAESAGVGGQARGTISRELWRQAVYHSSIDPRLSDVFAMVWPMVAAREGRTLAHHRVRRDARIEVSIQSPTALARFLAHACQVLDAPVPDFYLQETETGGFTVDALADVDGGPNRTVYPSVLAGREAIGEQGEAGNKFRTGRVIARAKPEHILSVVLSSATSLRNAAWGAIAVTLPEVAVPLDCKTEATAYADEFRKFLQASRLEQLKPLTTKIAKAGDVDARAWQSGVAYTVTRAGFVLSDSLEIAAQILTREGDKGSPVPAKDRIRDLVSYSVSEPYLRLRKELNLGR from the coding sequence GTGGGGATCTCTGCGAACATCCCCGCGCCCGTCCACCGACGGGCCGACAACACCATGGTTCAGATCCCCGACGAACTCGCCCGTGCGATCCAATCCGGCGACTGTGTGCTCTGGGTGGGCGCCGGTATCGGTGCCCTCGGTGCACGCCCGGGCTGGGAGCCCCTGCTGCGCAAGCTCGTCACGAGCTGCCCCGAAGATGCCCGCGAGGCGCTCGGCGATCTCATCGAGCAGGGCCGCTGGCGCACGGTGCTGTCGTACGTGCACCGCCACTTCGGTGACGAGCCGCTCGCGAAGGTGCTCAAGGAGGTCTCGAGCGAGTCACAGGATGCCGCGCTCGACCCCGGTGCCGCAGCGCTGGCCGAGCTGCCGTGGCGCGCCTGCTTCGCGACCACGTACCCCGATCTCGTGGCCCGCGTGTTCGCGCAGGCCGGCCGTCGCGGCGATGTCATCTCGCACGTCGACGTGCACCACCTCTCGCTGCGCGACCACGCAGAGTTCTTCATCCTGCGTACGCCCCCCAACGGCCGCGCGATGCGGGCCGACGGCGTGTTCTACGATCTGGTCGAGGAGGTCGCGCGGACCCGCACGATCCTGTTCCTCGGCTTCGATCCCGACGATCCGGATCTCGTGCAGATCCTCGATCTGCTCGATCGCATCGGACGCGGCAACCAACACTTCGCGCTGCTGCCGTGGGTCACGCCACCCGAGGCCGAGGAGCTGCGCGATCGCTACGCGATCGAGGTGATCGGCGGGGCCGCGAGCGCGTCGCTGCCGGCACTCGTCGCCGACCTCTCGCGCGCGTGCACCGAGGTCGCGGTGCGACCGAGCACGGCCGGCGATCGCCTGGTCGCGCTGGACCTCGCCCGCGTCGTGCGCGGGGTCGACGTGCGGGCCGACCTCGCCCGCGACGAGGCCTTGACCCTCGACATCGGCTGGATCGAGCACCTCATCGACGCGCTGCCCGCCGGTGGGCTGGCCGGCGTCGGCAGCAGCACGCTGCTGCGCACCGGCAGCGCCCTGCTCGCGCACGGCCGCATCGATCGCGCGCGCCGCTGCTTCCAGCAGGTCATCACCCACGGTGCCGGCCGCGAGTACAGCAACATCGCGCGCTTCGATCTCGCGTGGGCCGCTGCGCTCGAGGGTGATCGCGCGGCCGCGCTCGAGGGCTTCACCGCCTGCCTCGAGAGCGATCGCAGCCTCGCGATCGTGCCGCCGCGCTTCGAGCTCGTCGAGATCACGGGCGCCACCGGCACCGGCCTGGTGCTGCGATGCCGCGATCGCGAGCACAAGACCGAGCTCGAGGTCACCGTCGCGACCATGCCGCGTGCGGTCGGCGAGCAGGAGCAGTCGCGCTTCCACGTCGCCGTGCAGGCGCTCGCGGGCGTCGATCACCCGAGCGTGAAGGGGGTGCGCGGCGGCTTCGCCGACGGCCGCCTGTTCGGCATCACGCGCGAGCCGACCCCGGGGCTGTTGCTCTCCGACTCGCTCGAGGACAAGCCGATGGCGCTGGCCAAGGTGCTCGAGCTGGTGCGGCCGCTCGCCGACGGGCTCGCGGCCTGCCACGCGGCCGGCGTGCTGCATCGCAACGTGAACCCACGCAACGTGCTGGTATCCGGCGACGGTGCGGTGCTGCGCGGCTTCGGCTTCCCGCCGGTGATCGGCTTCTCGCGACCGTCGGTGCGCGCGGCCAACCTCGGCTACGCGGCGCCCGAGCTGCTCGCCGGTGCGGCTGCCACGGCGGCCAGCGACGTGTACTCCCTGGCCGCGCTGGTCTATCGGCTCGTCACCGGGCAGACGCCCGCTGGTGCGGTCGCAGCGGTGCACGGCTTCGGCGACGACATCGATCCGCGACTCGAGCCGGTGTTGCGCGCGGCGCTGCACCCCGACAGCGCCGCACGTCCTTCACTCGCAAAGCTGCGCGAGCAGCTCGACGAGATCCTCGCGACGCCCGACATCGGCCGCGCGCTGCGGGAGTCGGGGCGCACGGCTGCGCCTGGGGCCGAGCAGGTCGTCGACCTCGGCTCGCGACCGATCGCGGTGCCGAAGGCCACCGGCGATCGCGGCTCGGCCGAGGCCGCGGTGCCGCAGGCGGTGGCCGACGCCGTGTCGGCGCCGCTGGGCCAGAAGTTCTTGCCGCCCGAGGATCCCGACGATCTCGAGGGCTGGGCGTGGATCCTCGAGCGCAAGCCGACCCACGTCGAGGCTCGCGCGGCGATCGTGCGCATCGAGAACCAGGCCCGCGAGGCGCTGCGGTGGGATCGCGTGGCCGAGGCGCTCAAGGTGCGGCTGGGCAACACGCAGATCGCCCGTGACCGCATCGCGCTCATCCGCGAGCTGGCCGAGATCTACGAGCAGAAGCTGGCCGCGCCCGCGAGCGCGTTCGAGATCGTGCAGAGCCTGATCGAGGAGCTGCCGGCCAACCTGCAGCCCTCGGCGGCCGACGATCTGCGACGACTCGCGGAACTCACCGGCCAGTGGTCGCAGCTCGCCGACAGCATGATGATCGTGGCCGAGCGTGCCACCGAGGTCGAAACCCAGGCGCGCTTGTTCGCCGAGCTCGGAGGCATCTTCGCCGAGAAGCTCGGCGCCGGCGACCGGGCCGTCGCCGCCTTCGAGAAGGCCAACGAGCTGGCCCCGACCGCGGCCACACTGCAGGCCGTGGTGCCGCTGTACCGCAAGCTCGGCCGCGACGCGGAGCTGGGCGGTGCGTTGATCTCGCTGGCAGATCTGCAGCAGGGCGCCGATCGCCACGCGTCGCTGGTGGCGGCGGCCAAGCTGCTGCGCGAGTCGCTGGACGACGAGGAGAGCGCCTTCGGTGCCATCGAGATCGTGCTCGCCGAAGACCCCGAGCACGCCGACGCGCTGGCCGCAGGCGAGTCGCTCGCGCGCGCGCTCGATCGCAAGGCATCGCTGGTCGACATCCTCGCCCGCCGCGGTCAGGCCGCGCTGAGCGACGCCGACGCGGCCGCGGCCCTGCGCGAGGCCGCGTCGCTGGCCCAGGAGTTGGGCGATGGCGATCGGCGCATCGAGCTGCTCGGCAAGCTGTTGCAGCGCCGTGGTGACGATCGCGAGGCCGCCCTTGCACTCGTGACCGCGCTGCGCGACGCGTACGGCCGCGACCCCGGTCGCCGCACCGCGCTCATCGACGCGCTCGCGACCTACGTCGACCGCGTCGATGCGGCGGCCGAGCGCGCGGCGCTGCTCGCCGAGCAGGCCGCACTGCTCGATCAGGAACTCGACGGCAAGGAGCGCGCCGCCGATGCCCGCGAGCGCATCCTCGAGACCGTGCCCGCCGACCACGCGCTGGCGGGCGAGGCCGTCGCGGCGCTGGCCAAGTGGTACCGCCGCCAGGACGACCGCGCCGCGCTGGCCAAGCTGTGGCAGCGCCGCGCGCAGGGCAACGACGCCAGCGAGGCGGTGCAGCTCGAGGCGTGGCAGCAGCTGCTCGAGCTGCGCAAGGCCGCGCCCGACGACACCGCCACGATCGAGGCGCTCGAGCAACTCTCGCGGCTGCAACCCGCCGAGACCAAGTGGCGCGACGATCTGCTCGAGCGCTACCTCGCGATCGACGACTTCAAGCGCGCCGGACCGCTGATCCGCGCGCAGGTCGACGCCGAGACCGACCCCAAGCGCAAGGCCGAGCTGCTGCTGCGCGGCGGCATCCTGCGCCAGGAGCTGGGCAAGATCGAAGGCGCCGTCGATGCGCTCGAGCAGGCGGTCGCGCTCGATCCTTCGCTCACCGATGCATGGCTGCAGCTGCGCGAGCTGTACGCCGCCAACGACCAGCCGCTCAAGGCCATCGAGGCCCAGGTCAACGCCGCGCAGGGCCACGGCAACCGCATCGAGAAGGTGAAGCTGCTGTTCGACGCCGGCCGGAAGTACGTCGACGAGCTCGGCAAGCCCGATCGCGGGCTGGTGCTGCTCGAGCAGGTCGTCGAGCTCGATCCCGACCATCGCGAGGCGACCGGCATCTTGCTCGAGCGCCTGGTCGCGCAGGGCGATCTGCAGCGGGCGTGGCCGCAGGCGCAGACCTACGTGATGCAGGTGCGCTCGCAGCAGGCCAACGACCACGCGCTCAACCTGCGCGCGCTGTCGCTGGCCGGCCGCTGCGCGCTGGCTGTCGACGCCAAGGATCGCGCCCGCGAGTACCTCGAGAAGGCGCGAGCACTCGATGCCACCAACCTCGACGTGCTGCGCTTGCTCGCCGAGCTCGACATGGACGCCGGCAAGTTCGCCGATGCCCTGCGTCACTACCAATCGGTGGTGCTCGGGGTGGGTGACAAGCTCGCGCCCGGCGAGCTCTCACGGCTGTACGTGCGCATGGGCGACGCTCGCCTGGGCATGGACGAGAAGCCCAAGGCGATCCAGATGCTCGAGCGCGCGATCGACATCGATCCCGACAACGAGCCCGCGATCGAGCGCATGATCGAGCTGGCGACCGGGGCCGGCGGCGCGCCGGCGCTGGTGAAGGCCAAGCGCCTGCTGGTCGATCTGATGGCGCGGCGCGAGCAGTCGGCCGATGATCCCGCGCCGCTGCAGCAGCGCCGCATCGCGCTGTTGCAGGAGATCTCGAAGGTCCAGGTCGACGATCTCAAGCTGCTCGAGGACGGCGTGCGCACCCTCGAGGAGGTGCTCGCGATCGTGCCGGACGATCCGTCGATCCTCCACAAGATGCTCGATCTCTTCACCGTCGCGCAGCGCTGGCGCGACGCCACCAACGTGCTGTCGCGCCTGGCCGAGGCGCAGAAGAGCGATGTCATCCGCGCCAAGTACCTCTACGCCGGCGCGGTGATCGTCCGCGACCACCTCGACGACGACGCCGCATCCCGCGACTGGTTCACGCGCACGATGGAGTGCGACCCCAACCACGAGAAGGCCTACGTCGCGTTCATCGAGCTGCTCGAGAAGACCAAGGACTACAAAGAGCTCGGCCGGCAGATCCGCGCGCGCTTGAAGGCGCTGCCCGAAGGCACGCCGCCGGCCAAGCACCTCGAGCTGTTCACGCGGCTCGGCGAGGTCTACGAGAAGCTCGATCAGCACAAGACCGCGCTCATGGCCTTCCACCAGGCCGCGCGCCTGGCCGGCGCCGCCGGCGAGAACGAGGACCAGGTCCGCAAGCGGCACGAGAAGGCCATGAAGATGGCAATCGCACTCGGCGACGACGAGCTCGACAAGGCCGTGTCCCACGGCCACGCGCTGATCTCGGCGGCGCCGATGGAGTTCGAGACCTACCACCGCCTGGTCGAGCTCTACCTGAAGATGAACCGCAAGGACCGCGCGCGCTCGATCGCGCGGACGCTCAAGTTCCTCAAGCAGGCCGACGAGGCCGAGGTCGAGCTCGCCGAGTCTGCGGGCGTCGGGGGCCAGGCCCGCGGCACCATCTCGCGCGAGCTGTGGCGACAGGCCGTCTACCACTCGAGCATCGACCCACGACTGTCGGACGTGTTCGCGATGGTGTGGCCGATGGTCGCCGCTCGCGAGGGCCGCACGCTCGCGCACCATCGCGTGCGTCGTGACGCGCGCATCGAGGTCTCGATCCAGTCGCCGACGGCGCTGGCGCGGTTCCTCGCCCACGCCTGCCAGGTGCTCGATGCCCCCGTGCCCGACTTCTACCTGCAGGAGACCGAGACCGGTGGTTTCACGGTCGACGCGCTCGCCGATGTCGACGGTGGCCCGAACCGCACGGTGTACCCCTCGGTGCTGGCCGGTCGCGAGGCCATTGGCGAGCAGGGCGAGGCCGGCAACAAGTTCCGCACCGGCCGCGTGATCGCCCGTGCGAAGCCCGAGCACATCCTCTCGGTGGTGCTGTCGTCGGCCACGAGCCTGCGCAACGCCGCGTGGGGTGCGATCGCGGTCACGCTGCCCGAGGTGGCGGTGCCGCTCGACTGCAAGACCGAGGCGACCGCGTATGCCGACGAGTTCCGCAAGTTCCTGCAGGCCTCGCGGCTCGAGCAGCTCAAGCCGCTGACCACCAAGATCGCCAAGGCCGGCGACGTCGATGCCCGCGCGTGGCAGAGCGGCGTCGCGTACACCGTCACGCGGGCCGGCTTCGTGCTGAGCGACAGCCTCGAGATCGCCGCGCAGATCCTCACCCGCGAGGGCGACAAGGGCAGCCCAGTGCCGGCCAAGGATCGCATCCGCGATCTGGTGTCCTACAGCGTCAGCGAGCCGTATTTGCGCCTGCGCAAGGAACTGAACCTCGGGCGATAG
- a CDS encoding glutathione S-transferase family protein, with amino-acid sequence MNTVQIHGIPVSSYVRTARMAAAEKGVAHELVPVEFGADSHRALHPFAKVPAMTHGDVTLYETIAIVDYFDRMFQGGTQLFPSDDLAHVRTMEFISVATSYLYPACIGDLVLHYLFPKGDGGTPDRKAIDAAIPKVKHGLAVVDAALKDREWLAGPFSAADLFVSAIVVSIAATPEKTLLADAPNLQRLVDGVAKRPAGEFLVPKT; translated from the coding sequence ATGAACACAGTCCAGATCCACGGCATCCCCGTCAGCAGCTACGTCCGCACCGCCCGTATGGCCGCCGCCGAGAAGGGCGTCGCCCACGAGCTGGTGCCGGTCGAGTTCGGTGCCGACTCGCACCGCGCACTGCACCCGTTCGCGAAGGTGCCGGCCATGACCCACGGCGACGTCACCCTCTACGAGACCATCGCGATCGTCGACTACTTCGACCGCATGTTCCAGGGCGGCACCCAGCTGTTCCCGAGCGACGACCTCGCCCACGTGCGCACGATGGAGTTCATCAGCGTCGCGACCAGCTATCTCTACCCCGCGTGCATCGGCGACTTGGTCCTGCACTACCTCTTCCCCAAGGGCGACGGCGGTACCCCCGATCGCAAGGCCATCGACGCGGCGATCCCGAAGGTGAAGCACGGGCTCGCGGTCGTCGACGCCGCGTTGAAGGATCGCGAGTGGCTCGCTGGTCCGTTCTCGGCCGCCGACTTGTTCGTGTCGGCGATCGTGGTCTCGATCGCGGCGACGCCGGAGAAGACGCTGCTGGCCGATGCGCCCAACCTGCAGCGGCTGGTCGACGGCGTGGCCAAGCGGCCCGCCGGCGAGTTCTTGGTGCCCAAGACCTGA
- a CDS encoding NAD(P)/FAD-dependent oxidoreductase — protein MAIALQRQGRHDFVLLERADEVGGTWRDNHYPGAACDVPSHLYSLSFVPNTEWSRVYPTQPELLAYLRQVADRFGLRPHIRFGHELRAADWDDARQCWRLTTSGGVLTARRLVAGNGGLSEPKAPALPGLERFGGVQFHSATWNHDYALAGRRVAVIGTGASAVQFVPEIARVAGRVDVYQRTPNWIVPRPDRAYRPFERWAFRHVPGVRAAYRALIYWRNETRVLGFVVHPALMRIGQRAGEQHIAAQVSDPVLRARVTPSYAFGCKRVLISDDWYPALQRPNVELVTSPIREIVREGVIDDAGNLREVDAMIFATGFYATENPIAARIRGAGGQSLAQAWQGGEQAYLGTLVHGFPNLFFIVGPNTGLGHNSMVFMIETQVAYIMRLLRLCDAHDGAAIDVRDEVQRRFNDELQQRLGSSIWASGCNSWYQHASGKITALWPGFTFSFWRRTRAFAPDDYALLPATR, from the coding sequence ATGGCGATCGCGCTGCAGCGCCAAGGCCGGCACGACTTCGTCCTGCTCGAGCGCGCCGACGAGGTCGGCGGCACCTGGCGTGACAATCACTACCCGGGGGCGGCATGCGACGTACCGTCCCACCTCTACTCGCTGTCGTTCGTGCCGAACACGGAGTGGTCGCGCGTCTACCCCACGCAGCCGGAGCTGCTCGCCTACCTGCGACAGGTCGCCGATCGCTTCGGCCTGCGCCCGCACATCCGCTTCGGGCACGAGCTGCGCGCAGCCGACTGGGACGACGCCCGGCAGTGCTGGCGCCTGACGACGAGCGGCGGCGTGCTCACGGCGCGACGCCTGGTGGCCGGCAACGGCGGGCTCTCGGAGCCCAAGGCACCCGCGTTGCCGGGGCTCGAACGCTTCGGTGGCGTGCAGTTCCACAGCGCGACGTGGAACCACGACTACGCGCTCGCGGGCAGGCGCGTGGCGGTGATCGGTACCGGCGCGTCGGCGGTGCAGTTCGTGCCGGAGATCGCCCGCGTGGCGGGCCGCGTCGATGTCTACCAGCGCACGCCGAACTGGATCGTGCCGCGACCCGATCGCGCGTACCGTCCGTTCGAGAGGTGGGCGTTCCGCCACGTGCCCGGCGTACGTGCGGCCTATCGCGCGCTGATCTACTGGCGCAACGAGACGCGGGTGCTCGGCTTCGTCGTGCATCCGGCGTTGATGCGGATCGGCCAGCGCGCGGGCGAGCAGCACATCGCCGCGCAGGTCTCCGACCCCGTGCTGCGGGCGCGCGTGACCCCGAGCTACGCGTTCGGGTGCAAGCGCGTGCTCATCTCCGACGACTGGTATCCCGCGCTGCAGCGACCCAACGTCGAGCTCGTCACGAGCCCGATCCGCGAGATCGTGCGCGAGGGCGTGATCGACGACGCCGGCAACCTCCGCGAGGTCGATGCGATGATCTTCGCGACCGGCTTCTACGCCACCGAGAACCCCATCGCCGCGCGCATCCGCGGTGCCGGCGGCCAGTCGCTCGCGCAGGCGTGGCAGGGCGGCGAGCAGGCCTACCTGGGCACGCTCGTGCACGGCTTCCCCAACCTGTTCTTCATCGTGGGGCCCAACACCGGCCTGGGACACAACTCGATGGTGTTCATGATCGAGACCCAGGTCGCGTACATCATGCGGTTGCTGCGGCTCTGCGATGCCCATGATGGCGCCGCGATCGATGTCCGCGACGAGGTGCAGCGGCGCTTCAACGACGAGCTGCAGCAGCGGCTCGGCAGCTCGATCTGGGCCAGCGGCTGCAACAGCTGGTATCAGCACGCCAGCGGCAAGATCACCGCACTGTGGCCGGGCTTCACGTTCTCGTTCTGGCGACGCACGCGTGCGTTCGCCCCCGACGACTACGCGTTGCTGCCGGCCACGCGGTGA